A DNA window from Acetobacter aceti NBRC 14818 contains the following coding sequences:
- the gluP gene encoding glucose/galactose MFS transporter, with product MSSLTHSPKTSLSRCPAGLFGWTPLISTAGLFFLIGFVTWLNGPLISFVRVAFSLSDVGAFLVPLAFYIAYLLFALPAARIASRTGLKSGLALALAIMGAGSALFGQCVVLRSYPGALGGLMVIGAGLTLLQVTVNPYVSLLGPHDRAAQRIAIMGLCNKFAGILAPIVLAAMVMHNIGGVAEQAQQAASVAEREAILAGFTNAIYWPYLGMAALLGVAACAVFLSNLPDMDPPETLTLSSPGFLITSRLGFGMVATFLYVGIEVLAGDAIGTYGQAFGMPLDQTRFFTAFTLFAMMTGYAAGLCLVPRVLSQERCMVLSCVGGILFAVAAYLTTGYVSVLCVALLGLANAMIMPALFPMAIRNAGRHVPLASALLVMMFSGGACTPQIFVLIKPYIGVQAAFLALAAPAYLVLLGYGVWFSVVPSTRKTV from the coding sequence GTGTCCAGCCTGACCCACTCACCCAAGACATCCCTATCCCGCTGCCCCGCCGGATTATTTGGCTGGACTCCTCTGATCAGCACCGCCGGACTGTTCTTCCTGATCGGCTTCGTCACCTGGCTGAACGGCCCACTGATCTCCTTTGTGAGAGTGGCTTTCTCTCTCTCAGATGTCGGAGCATTTCTTGTGCCGTTGGCGTTCTATATCGCCTACCTTCTTTTTGCCCTGCCTGCCGCCCGCATCGCCAGCCGCACAGGCCTGAAAAGCGGTCTCGCTCTGGCGCTGGCCATCATGGGAGCCGGGAGCGCCCTGTTCGGACAATGTGTTGTGCTGCGCTCCTATCCCGGCGCACTTGGCGGACTGATGGTTATCGGCGCGGGCCTCACCCTGCTTCAGGTAACGGTCAATCCCTACGTCAGTCTGCTCGGCCCGCACGACCGGGCAGCCCAGCGCATCGCCATCATGGGACTGTGCAACAAATTCGCTGGTATTCTCGCGCCCATCGTTCTGGCCGCCATGGTCATGCACAATATCGGTGGTGTAGCGGAACAGGCGCAGCAAGCCGCCAGCGTGGCGGAACGTGAGGCTATACTCGCCGGTTTCACCAATGCGATTTACTGGCCGTATCTCGGTATGGCGGCCCTTCTCGGCGTGGCAGCCTGCGCGGTCTTTCTATCCAATCTCCCTGATATGGACCCGCCTGAAACTCTAACCCTGTCGTCACCCGGTTTTCTCATCACGTCGCGCTTGGGTTTTGGGATGGTGGCGACATTTCTCTATGTCGGCATTGAAGTTCTCGCAGGCGACGCGATCGGGACATATGGGCAGGCGTTCGGCATGCCCCTCGACCAGACACGGTTTTTCACCGCTTTCACTCTTTTTGCGATGATGACCGGATATGCCGCAGGCCTCTGCCTCGTTCCGCGTGTTCTTTCACAGGAACGGTGCATGGTGTTGTCCTGCGTGGGAGGCATTCTCTTCGCCGTCGCTGCATATCTGACAACGGGTTATGTGTCCGTCCTGTGCGTCGCTCTTCTTGGCTTGGCCAATGCCATGATCATGCCCGCCCTGTTCCCCATGGCGATACGAAACGCGGGGCGGCACGTTCCCCTTGCGTCGGCTCTACTGGTCATGATGTTTTCCGGGGGAGCGTGCACGCCGCAGATTTTCGTTCTGATCAAGCCGTATATAGGTGTTCAGGCTGCTTTTCTAGCGCTCGCTGCTCCTGCCTATCTCGTGCTGCTCGGGTATGGAGTGTGGTTTTCAGTCGTACCAAGCACGCGAAAAACTGTTTAG